In a single window of the Pseudanabaena sp. BC1403 genome:
- a CDS encoding cryptochrome/photolyase family protein: MIETAREFLTQIKNAPSLENNLKTSDRALFILYDQLNFDVFPKELIDQKPLLIFVESLKYATVIPHHKQKLVYILSAQRHFAIACHNQGFPVLNLFTQGFHADAIAEFLEQYPHIHLTYMQPSEWDTRSQMAALADKFGDRVTIIPNNFFIADAEKFKSKIKKGYRLENFYRELRKQTGYLMADGKPVGGTWNYDKENRKSLPKNGSIPKISVIEPDVITQEVIELVKNYLPDNFGSLDQFGYAVTRDRALGLAQAFIETRLPNFGAYEDAIKVGEPFLFHSVLSPYLNNGLLLPQEICEMAIAAYEQKLAPLNSVEGFVRQILGWREYIRVYYEAQMPQVRESNYFEFTNDLPQLYWNADTDLLCLKDAVTHVLNHGYSHHIQRLMVLSNFSNLTNTDPRQLNHWFWLAYVDAYEWVELPNVLGMSTFADGGILASKPYVSGGSYINKMSNCCSQCKYDVKQKTGRSACPFNYLYWNFVDQHRDSFAENGRVSLMTNVYEKKAEDEKLAIRKSSIHFIMNLKRGYLK; the protein is encoded by the coding sequence ATGATAGAAACTGCTCGTGAATTTCTTACGCAAATCAAGAATGCACCATCTCTTGAAAACAATTTAAAAACTAGCGATCGCGCTCTATTTATTCTCTACGATCAACTAAATTTCGATGTATTTCCCAAGGAACTAATTGACCAAAAGCCATTATTAATCTTTGTTGAATCTTTAAAATATGCGACAGTAATTCCACACCATAAACAAAAATTGGTCTATATCCTGAGTGCTCAGCGCCACTTTGCGATCGCCTGTCATAACCAAGGCTTTCCTGTATTGAATTTATTTACTCAAGGCTTTCACGCTGACGCGATCGCGGAGTTTTTGGAGCAATATCCTCATATTCATCTTACCTACATGCAGCCATCGGAATGGGATACGCGATCGCAGATGGCGGCTTTAGCAGATAAATTTGGCGATCGAGTTACCATAATTCCCAACAACTTTTTCATTGCGGATGCGGAGAAGTTCAAATCCAAAATTAAAAAAGGTTATCGCCTAGAAAATTTCTATCGGGAACTTCGTAAGCAAACTGGCTACTTGATGGCAGATGGGAAGCCCGTGGGAGGTACATGGAATTATGACAAAGAGAATCGTAAGTCTCTGCCAAAAAATGGCTCTATTCCTAAGATTTCTGTAATAGAGCCAGATGTAATTACGCAAGAAGTAATCGAGTTAGTCAAAAACTACTTACCCGATAACTTTGGAAGTCTAGACCAATTTGGCTATGCTGTAACTCGCGATCGCGCCTTAGGACTGGCTCAAGCATTCATCGAAACTCGCCTACCAAATTTTGGAGCCTATGAAGATGCAATCAAAGTTGGTGAGCCATTTTTATTCCATTCTGTACTTTCGCCCTATCTTAATAATGGTTTGTTATTGCCACAGGAGATTTGTGAAATGGCGATCGCAGCTTATGAACAGAAATTAGCGCCGCTAAATTCCGTTGAGGGTTTTGTTCGTCAGATTTTAGGATGGCGTGAATACATTCGTGTTTATTACGAAGCACAGATGCCACAAGTTAGAGAAAGCAACTATTTTGAGTTTACTAACGATTTACCGCAACTCTATTGGAATGCAGATACAGATTTACTCTGTCTCAAGGATGCTGTTACTCATGTCTTAAATCATGGCTATTCCCATCATATTCAAAGATTGATGGTTTTGAGTAATTTTAGCAATCTCACAAATACAGATCCTCGTCAGCTAAATCATTGGTTTTGGCTTGCCTATGTCGATGCTTACGAATGGGTTGAACTTCCTAATGTTTTGGGCATGTCTACCTTTGCTGATGGGGGCATACTGGCTTCTAAGCCATATGTTTCAGGCGGTAGTTATATCAATAAAATGAGCAACTGCTGCTCACAATGCAAGTATGATGTGAAGCAAAAGACAGGTCGTTCTGCTTGTCCATTTAATTATTTGTATTGGAATTTTGTTGATCAGCATCGTGATAGCTTTGCTGAGAATGGAAGGGTGTCACTAATGACTAATGTTTATGAAAAGAAAGCTGAAGATGAAAAGCTAGCTATTCGCAAATCATCAATTCATTTCATAATGAATCTAAAACGTGGCTATTTAAAATAG
- a CDS encoding DNA-binding protein — protein MPTYKSYHSYLIESLKDPLEADAYLDAVLEEGDFEHILLALKNVAEAQKNIAAHANGSENYRP, from the coding sequence ATGCCAACCTATAAAAGCTATCATTCTTACCTGATCGAATCCTTAAAAGATCCCTTAGAAGCGGATGCTTATCTAGATGCAGTTCTAGAAGAAGGCGACTTTGAGCATATTTTATTAGCATTAAAAAATGTCGCAGAAGCTCAAAAAAATATAGCTGCTCATGCAAATGGCAGTGAAAACTACAGACCGTAG
- a CDS encoding triacylglycerol lipase — MKESQLQKIANCDRADRIGDVIFVHGLGGDALGTWHPQGKKDDQQSWLYWLGQDLPDVGIWSLDYEVEPSAWKGNTMPLTDRATNILALLDSYDIGVRPITFVTHSLGGLLVKQMLRHARDQKQQGWRDIVGQTRGIVFLATPHSGSDLANWISYLSTIIRKTVSVDELKANSPQLLQLNLWFRNNFRDLGINVEVYFEKYPTSGVLVVDASSADPGIENVIPIPLDCDHITICRPDSKDRLIYRSLKKYIGNWLSTQSNISKISSSQSST; from the coding sequence ATGAAAGAAAGTCAACTTCAGAAAATAGCTAATTGCGATCGCGCTGATCGTATTGGTGATGTAATTTTTGTTCATGGCTTGGGTGGTGATGCTCTTGGGACATGGCATCCACAGGGTAAAAAAGATGATCAGCAATCTTGGTTGTATTGGTTGGGTCAAGATCTTCCAGATGTAGGTATTTGGTCACTTGACTATGAGGTCGAACCTTCTGCTTGGAAAGGGAATACAATGCCTTTGACTGATCGGGCAACAAACATTCTGGCGTTGTTAGATAGTTATGATATTGGAGTTCGTCCAATTACGTTTGTTACTCATAGTTTGGGTGGCTTGTTGGTTAAGCAAATGTTGCGTCACGCGAGAGACCAAAAACAACAGGGATGGCGAGATATCGTTGGACAAACTAGAGGAATTGTTTTTCTTGCTACTCCTCATTCTGGATCTGATCTTGCTAATTGGATCAGCTACCTTTCGACAATCATTCGCAAAACGGTTAGCGTTGATGAGTTAAAGGCTAACTCGCCGCAACTATTGCAACTGAATTTATGGTTTAGGAATAACTTTCGCGATTTAGGGATTAATGTTGAAGTCTATTTCGAGAAATATCCTACATCTGGAGTTCTTGTTGTTGATGCTTCTAGTGCCGATCCTGGTATTGAGAATGTTATTCCCATTCCTTTGGATTGCGACCATATTACGATTTGCCGTCCTGACTCAAAAGATAGACTAATTTATCGGAGCTTGAAAAAGTATATTGGCAATTGGCTTAGCACTCAATCAAATATTTCAAAAATCAGTAGTTCTCAATCCTCTACTTGA
- a CDS encoding NACHT domain-containing NTPase translates to MREKCREDIQHQCGTMRILNMEQAIALDDIYTDVQIFERVPSKRYKAMLEYQEETANIDFNEYGFYGLDLKTQRIAGIEAVQKYDKLMVLGRPGAGKTTFLKRLAILCLGGTIFGDYVPIFVTLQEFYKTKLSLFDFVLQKHQEFINKADLQQLLEVGRGFVLLDGLDEVSQEEVARISKDIEEWAGKFRRSRLIVTCRLAAKESIFEDFKEVQVADFNDEQVKSFATKWFQAKAPQKIAAFFSKLKANSRINEQARNPLLLTLLCLIFEEGSKIIENRAELYEKGIDLLLERWDARRDIHRDEIYKHLSTKRKEDLLSRIAWSTFGENNYFFKRERGADLIAAYIQNLPEAVNDSETLRVDGRKILRSIEAQHGLLMERASDIYSFSHLTFHEYFVAREIITVQKSSSEVMQALIDHITEKRWREVFLIATEMSSNADDLLLAMKQAIDAMLAKDTQLQKLLIWTNEKAISVKAPYKSAAVRAFYLDLTIGHARNLTASVLAINRSLTHSLARDIDHDFAHARDHDLYRDLAHDRVHDLALDRVHDLALDHDLDLARDIALARDIALVRALARALALVLARAIDIASKAGDEILHQALQTLKDRLPDPESSKEILNQWGEQNEKQWVKDFHQALVKYRNIGHDWQFISTQRELLNQYYNANKLLVACLNSICYVSREVRQHIEDTLLLPIADIKLLTISASP, encoded by the coding sequence ATGCGGGAGAAATGTCGTGAGGATATTCAGCATCAATGCGGGACAATGCGGATTTTGAATATGGAACAGGCGATCGCGCTAGATGATATATATACAGATGTGCAGATTTTTGAGCGCGTACCGAGTAAGCGATATAAAGCGATGCTCGAATATCAAGAGGAAACGGCAAATATTGATTTTAATGAGTATGGTTTCTATGGGTTAGATCTTAAAACGCAACGCATTGCTGGAATTGAAGCGGTGCAAAAATATGACAAGTTGATGGTGCTAGGTAGACCTGGAGCAGGTAAGACAACATTTCTGAAGCGATTAGCGATTTTATGTCTGGGTGGGACGATCTTTGGTGATTATGTACCGATTTTTGTGACGTTGCAGGAGTTTTACAAAACTAAGTTGAGTTTGTTTGACTTTGTTTTACAGAAACATCAAGAATTTATAAATAAGGCGGATCTGCAACAACTGCTTGAAGTGGGTAGAGGGTTTGTGTTGCTGGATGGCTTAGATGAAGTTAGTCAAGAAGAGGTGGCACGAATCTCAAAAGACATTGAGGAATGGGCAGGTAAGTTTCGTCGTAGTCGCCTAATTGTTACCTGTCGGCTTGCCGCAAAGGAATCAATTTTTGAGGATTTCAAGGAGGTTCAGGTTGCCGATTTTAATGATGAGCAAGTTAAAAGCTTTGCAACAAAATGGTTTCAAGCTAAAGCACCTCAGAAAATAGCAGCTTTCTTTAGCAAATTGAAAGCTAATTCACGTATCAATGAGCAGGCGCGTAATCCGCTTTTGTTGACGCTGCTGTGCCTGATTTTTGAGGAAGGGTCGAAGATAATCGAAAATCGCGCTGAACTTTACGAAAAGGGGATCGATCTGTTGTTGGAGCGTTGGGATGCGAGACGAGATATCCATCGTGACGAAATTTACAAACATCTCTCGACTAAACGTAAAGAAGATTTGCTCAGTCGCATTGCATGGTCAACCTTTGGAGAGAATAATTATTTTTTTAAAAGAGAACGTGGTGCTGACCTGATTGCTGCCTATATTCAGAACTTACCCGAAGCTGTCAATGATTCTGAAACCTTGCGGGTTGACGGTCGAAAAATACTTCGTTCCATCGAAGCACAACATGGATTGCTGATGGAACGGGCTAGTGATATCTATTCATTTTCCCATCTGACTTTTCATGAATATTTTGTCGCAAGGGAAATTATCACTGTTCAGAAATCTTCATCCGAGGTTATGCAAGCTTTGATTGACCACATTACCGAAAAACGTTGGCGTGAAGTGTTCTTGATTGCTACGGAAATGTCATCCAATGCAGATGATTTGTTGTTGGCAATGAAACAAGCGATCGATGCCATGCTGGCAAAAGACACCCAACTCCAAAAACTTTTGATATGGACAAATGAAAAAGCAATTTCTGTTAAAGCCCCATACAAATCTGCCGCAGTGAGAGCTTTTTACCTCGACCTCACCATCGGTCACGCCCGCAACCTCACCGCCAGCGTTTTAGCCATCAACCGCTCTCTCACCCACTCCCTCGCCCGCGACATCGACCACGACTTCGCCCACGCCCGCGACCACGACCTCTACCGCGACCTCGCCCACGACCGCGTCCACGACCTCGCCCTCGACCGCGTCCACGACCTCGCCCTCGACCACGACCTCGACCTCGCCCGCGACATCGCCCTCGCCCGCGACATCGCCCTCGTCCGCGCCCTTGCCCGCGCCCTTGCCCTCGTCCTCGCCCGCGCCATCGACATTGCTAGCAAAGCTGGCGATGAGATTTTACACCAAGCGCTGCAAACACTCAAAGATCGATTGCCAGATCCAGAATCTTCTAAAGAAATTCTTAACCAGTGGGGGGAACAAAATGAGAAGCAATGGGTTAAAGACTTCCATCAAGCCCTAGTCAAATATCGCAATATTGGGCATGACTGGCAGTTCATCTCCACACAAAGAGAACTTCTCAATCAGTATTACAATGCGAATAAGCTGCTAGTAGCTTGCCTCAATAGTATATGTTATGTCAGCCGAGAGGTGCGCCAACATATTGAAGACACATTGCTCTTGCCGATTGCCGACATTAAACTTCTCACAATCTCCGCTAGTCCATAA
- a CDS encoding cytochrome c oxidase subunit II — translation MRKNNLVSVIVIIGLIFAASIWYGRNNGLLPVAAGDEAVLYDGLFNTILGIAFGFFLVVEGVLIYSIIKFRRRKGDDTDGPAIHENLSIEIVWTAIPTVIVMWVAIYSFDVYTAMQGTQDLGGMAHGGMHQTVAKSETMPMSKATIASSNSDGVLMAGTLPAGSNDVLAINVSAMQFAWIFNYTDEIATAELHVPVGKKVRLNMNAVDVLHAFWVPQLRIKQDVIPGRETYLEFTPRVVGEYPVVCAELCGSYHGGMRTTMVIDTPEDYATWLKEQQEIASNDPDAIVASRPASVTKMSEQEYLAGKVAQAGGDMHMMHMSH, via the coding sequence ATGAGAAAAAACAACTTAGTTTCAGTAATCGTCATCATTGGGCTGATTTTTGCAGCTAGCATTTGGTACGGGCGCAATAATGGCTTACTACCAGTTGCCGCAGGTGACGAAGCCGTCTTGTATGACGGACTTTTTAACACGATCTTAGGGATCGCCTTCGGATTTTTCCTCGTAGTCGAAGGCGTATTGATTTACTCAATTATCAAATTTCGTCGCCGCAAAGGTGACGATACCGATGGCCCCGCCATTCATGAAAACTTAAGCATTGAGATCGTATGGACAGCGATCCCCACAGTCATCGTTATGTGGGTAGCGATTTACAGCTTTGACGTTTATACCGCCATGCAAGGAACTCAAGACCTTGGAGGCATGGCTCACGGAGGGATGCATCAGACTGTAGCTAAGTCTGAAACTATGCCCATGTCAAAAGCTACCATCGCCTCCTCAAATAGTGACGGGGTGCTGATGGCAGGTACTCTTCCTGCTGGTAGCAATGATGTGTTGGCGATCAATGTTAGCGCCATGCAATTTGCTTGGATTTTTAACTATACAGACGAAATTGCTACCGCTGAATTGCATGTTCCTGTTGGCAAAAAAGTTCGCCTAAACATGAACGCAGTTGATGTACTCCATGCTTTTTGGGTTCCCCAATTACGCATCAAACAAGACGTGATTCCCGGACGCGAAACCTATCTCGAATTCACTCCGCGTGTTGTCGGTGAATATCCTGTAGTCTGCGCTGAGTTATGCGGTTCTTATCATGGCGGTATGCGGACGACGATGGTAATTGATACTCCTGAAGACTATGCAACATGGTTAAAAGAGCAGCAAGAAATTGCTAGTAACGATCCCGATGCGATCGTGGCATCTCGTCCAGCCTCAGTAACCAAGATGTCTGAGCAAGAATACCTCGCAGGTAAAGTCGCACAAGCTGGTGGAGATATGCACATGATGCATATGAGTCATTAA
- the ctaD gene encoding cytochrome c oxidase subunit I yields the protein MTQTLIPTQSSGAMGAEPQKTLWWEFFTFSVDHKIIGIQYLVTSFVFYLVGGLLASIVRAELATPDSDLVDPAFYNSLFTMHGTVMIFLWIVPAVTGGFGNYLIPLMIGARDMAFPRLNAIAFWLTIPAGMLLMSSFFFGPASTGWTAYPPLSILTNEHVGQVIWIGSILLVGTSSILAAVNFIVTIWSMRMPGMDLFSMPLFCWAMMATSVLALLATPVLAGAMVLLGFDLLIGTNFFNPTGGGDPVVYQHLFWFYSHPAVYVMVLPVFGIISEVLPPHSRKPIFGYKAIAYSSMMICFLGLFVWAHHMFTSGTPDWLRVFFMVVTLLVSVPTGIKVFSWVATLWGGKLRLESPLLFAMGFISTFLIGGLSGVMLGSTPIDIHVHDTYFVVAHFHYVLFGGSVFGIYAGLYHWFPKMTGRMLNEFWGKVHFVLTFIGMHLTFGPMHILGLQGMPRRVAQYDPQFAPINVICTIGAFVLAISTVPFVINAVYSWFKGEQAPDNPWNALTMEWTTSSPPIPHNWVGEPVLLTGPYDYGEEYKEARKEAAIAASQALT from the coding sequence ATGACCCAGACACTCATACCAACCCAAAGTTCGGGCGCGATGGGAGCCGAACCCCAAAAAACTCTTTGGTGGGAATTTTTCACCTTTAGCGTCGATCATAAAATCATCGGGATTCAGTATCTCGTCACTTCGTTTGTATTTTATTTAGTAGGCGGACTGCTTGCCTCGATCGTTCGTGCTGAGCTAGCAACTCCAGACTCTGATTTAGTCGATCCTGCTTTTTACAACAGTCTTTTCACCATGCATGGCACGGTCATGATCTTTTTATGGATCGTACCAGCGGTGACTGGAGGATTCGGCAACTACTTGATCCCCCTAATGATTGGGGCGCGAGACATGGCATTTCCGCGTTTAAATGCGATCGCCTTTTGGCTGACGATTCCTGCGGGGATGTTGTTGATGAGCAGCTTCTTTTTTGGCCCTGCCTCGACAGGTTGGACTGCCTATCCGCCTTTAAGCATTTTGACCAATGAGCATGTTGGCCAAGTTATTTGGATTGGGAGCATTCTTTTAGTAGGGACTTCCTCAATTTTGGCGGCTGTGAATTTTATTGTCACGATCTGGTCGATGCGGATGCCTGGAATGGATCTGTTTAGTATGCCCCTATTCTGTTGGGCGATGATGGCAACATCAGTGCTAGCCCTATTAGCTACCCCTGTACTAGCAGGAGCTATGGTTTTACTAGGTTTTGACCTATTGATTGGCACAAACTTTTTTAACCCCACTGGTGGCGGCGATCCAGTTGTGTACCAACACTTATTCTGGTTCTATTCACACCCTGCCGTTTATGTAATGGTTTTGCCAGTATTTGGCATCATTTCTGAAGTTTTGCCTCCCCACAGCCGTAAGCCAATTTTTGGCTATAAGGCGATCGCCTATTCCAGCATGATGATTTGCTTTTTGGGCTTGTTTGTCTGGGCACACCATATGTTTACCAGCGGCACACCTGATTGGTTGCGCGTATTCTTTATGGTGGTGACATTGCTCGTGTCTGTACCAACGGGAATCAAGGTATTTAGTTGGGTTGCTACGCTTTGGGGTGGGAAGTTGCGCTTAGAGAGTCCTTTGCTTTTTGCAATGGGCTTTATTTCTACTTTTTTGATTGGCGGTTTAAGTGGAGTGATGCTTGGTTCGACCCCAATCGATATCCATGTTCACGACACTTATTTTGTTGTGGCTCATTTCCACTATGTGTTGTTTGGCGGCAGTGTATTTGGTATTTACGCGGGGCTATATCATTGGTTCCCCAAAATGACTGGTCGCATGTTGAATGAGTTTTGGGGCAAGGTTCACTTTGTCTTGACCTTCATTGGAATGCATTTAACCTTTGGCCCCATGCATATTCTTGGTTTGCAAGGAATGCCTCGCCGCGTCGCCCAGTACGATCCTCAATTTGCACCGATTAATGTGATCTGCACAATTGGCGCATTTGTTCTAGCGATTTCTACAGTTCCTTTTGTGATCAATGCCGTTTACAGCTGGTTTAAGGGCGAACAAGCTCCTGACAATCCTTGGAACGCTCTGACTATGGAATGGACAACTTCTTCGCCACCGATTCCCCATAACTGGGTTGGTGAGCCTGTCTTATTGACTGGCCCCTATGACTACGGCGAAGAATATAAAGAGGCTCGCAAAGAAGCCGCGATCGCAGCTTCACAAGCTCTAACTTAA
- a CDS encoding heme-copper oxidase subunit III: protein MQGSIAPVTDPTQDDAIHAHAAEAGHYEHPDLRVFGLIVFLISEGMLFFGLFAAYLTFRSVAPAWPPEGTPELELLLPGINTIILVSSSFVIHQADHAVKENKIKAAQLWFLATFIMGAIFIAGQIYEYQHLEFGLTTNLFASTFYVLTGFHGLHVIIGLSLIATVLVRSLKAGHYSNTSHFGIEAASVYWHFVDIVWIVLFLLLYIL from the coding sequence ATGCAAGGATCGATCGCTCCAGTTACTGACCCAACGCAAGATGATGCAATCCATGCTCATGCCGCCGAAGCAGGGCATTATGAACACCCTGATTTACGGGTTTTTGGCTTAATTGTCTTCCTTATTTCTGAAGGAATGCTATTTTTTGGCTTATTTGCTGCTTACTTAACCTTTCGTTCAGTTGCCCCAGCTTGGCCCCCAGAAGGTACGCCTGAACTCGAATTACTACTACCTGGCATCAACACAATTATTCTGGTATCAAGTAGCTTCGTGATTCACCAAGCCGATCATGCTGTCAAAGAGAATAAGATCAAGGCGGCTCAGCTATGGTTCCTTGCCACCTTTATCATGGGTGCGATATTCATTGCTGGACAAATTTATGAATACCAACATCTAGAGTTTGGTCTGACCACAAACTTATTTGCTAGTACTTTTTATGTGTTAACAGGCTTTCATGGCTTGCACGTAATTATCGGCTTATCGTTGATTGCAACTGTGTTAGTGCGATCGCTAAAAGCTGGACATTACAGCAACACCAGTCACTTCGGCATCGAAGCTGCCTCTGTATATTGGCACTTCGTCGATATTGTCTGGATTGTCTTGTTTTTATTGCTCTATATTCTTTAG
- the rsgA gene encoding small ribosomal subunit biogenesis GTPase RsgA has protein sequence MLAITGTVLAVQANYYRVILDQAFSLELLDESGQKFSQLVHELLCTRRARLKKIGQQICVGDRITIEEPDWQGGRGAISEVEPRRNLLDRPTVANVDRILLVFALAEPTLDPHQLSRFLVKAESTGVDVLLCLNKRDLVSAQIWQTWCDRLKSWGYPPIAISTYTREGIEELAQHLQTGVTVVAGQSGVGKSSLINLLIPNLQVRVGEVSQRLGHGKHTTRHVELFALPAGGYLADTPGFMQPNLTVTPQELTDCFPEARQRLASGESCQFNDCLHRRDEPNCVVRGDWERYEHYIDYLEEAIAYQQKLKNTANADASVKVKDTSDGKQQQEPRLLKKRYRRESRRSEHQNLETDDDD, from the coding sequence ATGCTGGCTATAACAGGTACAGTCTTGGCTGTGCAAGCCAACTATTATCGCGTGATTTTAGATCAAGCTTTCAGTCTAGAGTTGCTTGATGAATCTGGGCAAAAATTTAGTCAACTTGTCCATGAGCTACTCTGTACCCGCCGCGCCCGACTCAAAAAAATTGGTCAACAGATCTGTGTAGGCGATCGCATCACCATCGAAGAACCAGATTGGCAAGGCGGACGCGGAGCCATCTCGGAAGTAGAGCCACGGCGTAATTTGCTTGATCGTCCGACTGTGGCTAATGTTGATCGCATTTTATTAGTTTTTGCCCTAGCTGAACCAACTCTCGATCCGCATCAACTCAGTCGCTTTTTAGTCAAAGCTGAAAGTACTGGGGTTGATGTTTTGTTGTGCTTAAATAAGCGCGATTTAGTCAGTGCGCAAATATGGCAAACATGGTGCGATCGCCTGAAATCATGGGGATATCCACCGATCGCGATAAGTACTTACACCCGTGAAGGCATCGAGGAGCTTGCTCAACATTTACAAACTGGCGTAACCGTTGTAGCAGGTCAGTCAGGTGTTGGTAAATCTAGCCTAATTAATTTATTAATTCCCAATTTACAAGTTCGTGTTGGTGAAGTTTCGCAACGTTTAGGACATGGGAAACACACAACTCGACATGTAGAGCTATTTGCCTTGCCTGCGGGTGGATATCTTGCTGATACCCCAGGTTTTATGCAACCTAACCTGACCGTCACACCTCAGGAATTAACGGATTGTTTTCCTGAAGCAAGACAAAGATTAGCTTCAGGAGAAAGTTGTCAGTTTAATGATTGTTTACATCGCCGCGACGAGCCAAATTGTGTGGTACGCGGCGATTGGGAGCGCTATGAGCATTACATAGACTATTTAGAAGAGGCGATCGCTTATCAACAAAAGCTAAAAAATACAGCTAATGCTGATGCTTCGGTCAAAGTCAAAGACACCAGTGATGGGAAGCAACAGCAAGAGCCTAGATTACTGAAGAAACGCTATCGTCGCGAGTCACGTCGCAGTGAGCATCAAAATTTAGAAACAGATGACGATGATTAG
- a CDS encoding sulfurtransferase TusA family protein, with translation MCIQAIKSIDLRGVPCPLSFVRAKLHLEKLESGQLLEVLLDGGEPIEQVPNSLISDGHQVKGIEERDRFFALTVQKA, from the coding sequence ATGTGCATACAGGCAATCAAATCAATCGATTTACGTGGTGTTCCCTGTCCGCTGAGTTTTGTGCGGGCAAAATTGCATCTGGAAAAACTGGAGTCAGGGCAATTGCTGGAAGTACTACTAGATGGTGGTGAGCCAATTGAGCAAGTTCCTAATAGCCTTATTTCTGATGGTCATCAGGTAAAAGGCATCGAAGAGCGCGATCGCTTTTTTGCTTTGACAGTCCAAAAAGCATGA
- the dnaJ gene encoding molecular chaperone DnaJ, with amino-acid sequence MARDYYEILGVDRSTDKEEIKRAYRRLARKYHPDVNKEAGADERFKEINRAYEVLSEPETRARYDRFGEAGVSSGGGGSPDMGDMGGFADIFESFFSGFSNTGQQQQARRRSGPTRGEDLRFDLKLEFREAVFGGEKQIKISHLETCGTCAGSGAKPGTRPRTCGTCSGTGQVRRATRTPFGSFTQVSTCPTCNGTGQTIEDKCESCNGLGLNQVTKKLKITIPAGVDSGTRLRVSSEGDAGQRGGPSGDLYVYLFVQADNEFEREGINVLSEIKISYLQAILGDKIAINTVDGKKPLTIPAGTQSDTVLTLEGLGVPKLGNPVARGDHLIRIKIDIPTKIGNEEREVLEKLKEKQLGSAAKGGIGDILGGIFGNQK; translated from the coding sequence ATGGCGCGTGATTATTACGAAATCCTTGGAGTCGATCGCAGTACTGACAAAGAGGAAATCAAACGAGCATATCGACGTTTAGCTCGAAAATATCACCCCGATGTCAACAAAGAAGCGGGGGCAGATGAACGATTTAAAGAAATTAACCGTGCCTATGAGGTTCTCTCGGAACCAGAAACTCGTGCGCGTTATGATCGGTTTGGAGAAGCTGGAGTCTCAAGCGGAGGCGGTGGCTCACCTGACATGGGCGATATGGGCGGATTCGCCGATATCTTTGAGAGCTTCTTTAGTGGCTTTTCTAACACTGGTCAGCAGCAGCAAGCTCGCCGTCGCAGTGGCCCCACTCGTGGTGAAGATCTCCGATTTGATCTAAAACTAGAATTCCGCGAAGCCGTGTTTGGTGGTGAGAAGCAAATCAAAATCTCTCACCTCGAAACTTGTGGAACTTGTGCAGGCAGTGGCGCGAAACCAGGAACTCGCCCTCGTACTTGCGGCACTTGTAGCGGCACTGGTCAAGTTCGCCGTGCTACACGTACACCCTTTGGCAGCTTTACACAAGTTTCTACCTGTCCAACTTGTAATGGCACTGGTCAAACTATTGAGGATAAGTGCGAAAGCTGTAATGGTCTAGGACTAAACCAAGTTACCAAAAAATTAAAAATCACGATTCCCGCAGGTGTCGATAGTGGCACAAGATTGCGGGTATCTAGCGAAGGTGATGCGGGACAGCGCGGTGGCCCCTCAGGTGATCTTTATGTTTACTTGTTTGTTCAAGCAGACAATGAGTTTGAACGTGAAGGCATCAACGTTTTATCAGAAATCAAGATTAGCTATTTGCAAGCGATTCTGGGTGACAAAATTGCGATTAATACTGTTGATGGCAAGAAACCGCTCACGATTCCCGCAGGTACACAATCTGATACGGTCTTGACCCTAGAAGGTTTGGGTGTTCCCAAGTTAGGCAATCCTGTCGCTCGCGGTGATCATTTAATCAGAATCAAGATCGATATTCCGACCAAAATCGGGAATGAAGAGCGCGAAGTGCTTGAGAAACTCAAAGAGAAGCAACTTGGCAGTGCAGCTAAAGGTGGTATTGGCGATATCTTAGGCGGTATATTTGGCAATCAAAAGTAA